Within the Deinococcus cellulosilyticus NBRC 106333 = KACC 11606 genome, the region TCTTCCAATTCCAGTTTGACAAACGAAGGCTGGGTGGTGAGATCAAGGTTTTCCGGCTGAATGTAACCCCTGGCAATGGCGATGGCTTTGACGGCCTGGTTGACGGCAGCAGGACCGATGGCCTGCACTTCGACTTCTCCTTTGGTGCGGAGTAATGCCGCAATCGCCCCAGCAACAGCATTGGGTCTTGATTTACCGGATACGCGTAACGTTTCCACGAAGTACCTCCGCGATGATGCAGACCTTAACGACGAAGTTTATACCCTAATTTAATATATTTCACACTTAATAGCAATTTGATGATCACACCGGAAAACTGCGCTGATAGCGCCACTTCTGGCCCAAATGGGTTTTTCACCTACCTGTCACCCCCGGAGAACGTACGATTTTTTACTTGCCCAGACACACAAAAGGTATTAGAGTAAGAACGTCAACCTAACCCGAGGTTCCCTCGCTTGCCAGAGAAGCAAATGGTGCGCTTTAGACACGCAGCTGCTTCTAGGCAAGCGATTTGCGTACGTTTGACACATGTGTATAATCATAAATCACATTGATGGCAGTCTACCGAGTCTGTAGCAACACCCAAAACCCCTGTTCAGTACATGGTTCCCAGTTGCCTCCAGACAAATTAGACCCCCCGCTACGCCTAAGGAGGAACGATGAATCACTCGGGTAAGAATATGCATCACTCTGAAAGTCTGTACCGACAGGCCGAGCGTCAAAGACTGGAACCGGACTTCCCCGGCCTCTTTGATGAGATGGAACACGACGCCTGCGGTGTGATTGCCAGCATCCGCAAAACCGGTGAAGCGACCCACGGAAACATCGTCCGCACCCTCCAGGCACTGGCCTCGATGGCCCACCGCAGCGGTGAAGTGCGTGGCGAAGGTGACGGATGTGGCATCCAGACCGACATCCCCAGAAAAATCTGGGAAACCTACCTTGTAGAATCCAAACTCGACGGGAACCTGGCCTACACCCCCGAGTTTTTTGTTGGACATTTCTTCATTCCCCAGGGCCAGAATCCCCGCGAACTGCTCGACGCCCTGCGCGTTGCAGCCAGCAAGTACGGCGCCCAGATCCTGCTGGAGCGTCAGGGCAACACCTACACCCCTGCTCTTGGCCCCATCGCCAAACTGACCGAGCCTGTGTTCATTCAGGTGGCCGGTCTGGTGCAGGGCGAGGCCGCCTGGGATCGTGAATCAAAGCTGTTCGCCCTGGGTCTGGAACTCGAGAAAACCCAGCCTGTGCACGTGGT harbors:
- a CDS encoding stage V sporulation protein S is translated as METLRVSGKSRPNAVAGAIAALLRTKGEVEVQAIGPAAVNQAVKAIAIARGYIQPENLDLTTQPSFVKLELEDEERTAVRFAITVVKTA